One genomic window of Opisthocomus hoazin isolate bOpiHoa1 chromosome 16, bOpiHoa1.hap1, whole genome shotgun sequence includes the following:
- the CASP9 gene encoding caspase-9 isoform X2 — protein sequence MEEEQRRALRRGRVRLVAELRVAPLWAPLEDRGLFTRPMVEELQSAGSRGEQARQLVIDLETRGKRAFPVFLSILRDTGQGDLADMLSEACERLPAPPQPVDLRPVELALTGEKHNKNANLPEPSSIPIRAESERPQTPPVPARGSAVGERSCDLVYEVRADPCGYCLILNNVTFSRDSHLSNRDGSDVDCEKLEKRFRALRFYVLTRRDLKAREMVSELQELARRDHGALDCCVVVILSHGCQTSHNQFPGGVYGTDGKPISVEKIVNYFNGSNSPSLRGKPKLFFIQACGGEQRDRGCVVDFDAPHDEAPSGPLELDATPFWSPLGNVDEPDAVASLPTPSDILVSYSTFPGFVSWREASRGSWYVQKLDNVLEQHARAEDLLTMLLRVANAVSAEGTYKQMPGCFNFLRKKFFFPCK from the exons ATGGAGGAGGAGCAGCGGCGGGCGCTGCGGCGCGGGCGGGTGCGGCTGGTGGCGGAGCTGCGCGTGGCGCCGCTCTGGGCGCCGCTGGAGGACCGCGGGCTCTTCACCCGGCCCATGGTCGAGGAGCTGCAG agcGCCGGCAGCCGAGGAGAGCAAGCCCGGCAGCTGGTCATCGACCTGGAGACTCGAGGGAAACGGGCTTTCCCGGTATTTCTCTCGATCCTGCGGGACACTGGGCAGGGCGACCTCGCGGACATGCTGAGCGAGGCGTGCGAGCGCCTGCCGGCACCGCCGCAACCGGTAGACCTGAGGCCTGTGGAGCTGGCCCTCACTGGAGAAAAGCATAATAAAA ATGCGAACTTGCCTGAGCCTTCATCGATCCCGATCCGAGCGGAGAGCGAAAGACCTCAAACACCTCCCGTGCCAGCCCGGG GTTCGGCCGTTGGTGAGAGGAGCTGCGATCTG GTGTACGAGGTGAGAGCGGACCCGTGCGGATACTGCCTGATCCTCAACAACGTCACCTTCAGCCGAGACTCGCATCTGTCGAATCGAGACGGCTCCGATGTGGACTGCGAGAAGCTGGAGAAGCGCTTCAGGGCCTTGCGCTTCTACGTGCTGACTCGGCGGGACCTGAAAGCTCGG GAAATGGTTtcggagctgcaggagctggcgCGGCGGGACCACGGCGCCTTGGACTGCTGCGTCGTGGTCATCCTCTCGCACGGCTGTCAG ACGAGCCACAATCAGTTTCCAGGAGGTGTTTACGGAACGGACGGCAAACCCATTTCCGTCGAAAAGATTGTGAACTATTTCAATGGGTCCAATAGCCCGAGTCTGAGAGGGAAACCCAAACTCTTCTTCATCCAGGCCTGCGGCGGAG AACAAAGAGACCGAGGCTGTGTAGTGGATTTTGATGCGCCCCACGATGAGGCTCCCAGTGGTCCTTTGGAGTTGGACGCGACCCCTTTTTGGTCTCCGTTGGGTAACGTGGATGAGCCAGACGCCGTAGCCAGTTTGCCGACGCCCAGCGACATCTTGGTCTCATACTCGACCTTCCCAG GTTTCGTCTCCTGGCGGGAGGCATCGCGCGGCTCGTGGTACGTGCAGAAGCTGGACAACGTGCTGGAGCAGCACGCCCGTGCGGAAGACCTGCTGACCATGTTACTGCGG
- the DNAJC16 gene encoding dnaJ homolog subfamily C member 16 isoform X1, with translation MELGRTGLAWAAALLLAALGAQAAADFDPYRVLGVGRSSNQADIKKAYKRLAREWHPDKNKDPGAEDKFIQISKAYEILSNEEKRANFDRYGDAGESQGYSQHQHRQFHHFHEGFYFDESFFHFPFHSERRDASDEKYLLHFSHYVNEIVPDSFKKPYLIKITSDWCFSCIHIEPVWKEVAQELEALGVGIGVVHAGYERRLAHHLGAHSTPSLLGLINGKITFFHNAVVRENLRQFVENLLPGNLVEKITDKNYIRFLSNWKKENKPHVLLFDHMPAVPLLYKLTAFAYRDYLSFGYVYVGLRGTEELSRQYNINVYTPTMMIFKEHVDRPADVVQARDMKKQLIDDFLSQNKFLMAARLTSQRLFQELCPVKKSHRQRKHCVVLLTGEGDKFAEAYEAFLTVAVANTKDTLKFVHIYNDRQPEFADALLMDEEKYRGKSAVVLLERRNNAGKIAYKTLEEAWRGSKEDSFVLLDLLDQLRTDPSFLSSETVLADLNDELAPMFLIRWLHSVLDYVSDCWDSLFHSNWREMMPLLSLLFSALFILFGTVIVQAFSDSSDARDSPPSEKEETAAKTEKHDASFSKESNSRMPKKGFVEVTELTDINYNSNLVRLRPGHMNVVLILSNATKTTLLQKFALEVYTFTGSSSLHFSFLSLDKHREWLEYLLEFAQDAAPIPNQYDKHFLERDYTGYVLALNGHKKYFCLFKPHRSGDEGGTVGSCEDYDASLHAEARGKSSCSPGSRSVRNKLHKLSFWMERLLEGSLQRFYIPSWPALD, from the exons ATGGAGCTGGGGCGGACGGGCCTGGCCTGGGCCGCCGCGCTGCTGCTGGCGGCGCTGGGAGCGCAGGCCGCGGCGGACTTCGACCCGTACCGCGTCCTGGGGGTGGGCCGGAGCTCCAACCAGGCCGACATCAAGAAGGCCTACAAGCGGCTCGCCCGGGAATG GCACCCCGACAAAAACAAGGACCCAGGAGCCGAAGACAAATTCATCCAGATCAGCAAGGCCTACGAG ATTCTCTCCAACGAGGAAAAGAGGGCAAATTTTGATCGCTACGGAGATGCCGGGGAAAGCCAGGGCTACTCTCAGCACCAGCATCGCCAGTTCCACCACTTCCACGAAGGCTTCTATTTTGATGAGTCCTTCTTCCACTTCCCCTTCCATTCGGAGAGGCGCGACGCCTCCGACGAGAAGTATTTGCTCCACTTTTCCCACTACGTCAACGAAATCGTGCCAGACAGCTTCAAGAAACCTTACCTCATTAAAATCACCTCGGACTGGTGTTTCAGCTGCATCCACATCGAGCCCGTGTGGAAGGAAGTCGCTCAGGAATTGGAGGCGCTGG GAGTGGGAATCGGCGTCGTTCACGCTGGGTACGAGAGACGCCTCGCCCATCACCTGGGTGCCCACAGCACACCGTCCCTGCTAGGGCTCATCAACGGGAAAATCACCTTCTTCCACAACGCCGTCGTTCGAGAAAACCTGCGGCAATTCGTGGAGAACCTTCTGCCAGGGAATCTCGTAGAAAAG ATTACAGATAAAAACTACATCCGCTTTCTCTCcaactggaagaaagaaaacaagccccACGTCCTTCTCTTCGATCACATGCCGGCTGTGCCGCTGCTATACAAG CTGACTGCCTTTGCGTATCGGGATTACTTGTCCTTCGGTTATGTGTACGTCGGGCTCCGAGGCACCGAGGAGTTGTCCCGGCAGTACAACATCAACGTCTACACTCCCACCATGATGATCTTCAAGGAGCACGTCGACAGGCCCGCTGACGTCGTGCAG GCACGAGACATGAAGAAGCAGCTCATCGATGACTTCCTTTCCCAGAACAAGTTCCTCATGGCAGCCAGACTCACCAGCCAGAGGCTGTTCCAGGAGCTGTGTCCGGTGAAGAAGTCTCATCGTCAGCGAAA GCACTGCGTGGTCTTACTCACTGGAGAAGGCGATAAGTTCGCTGAGGCTTACGAAGCGTTTCTGACTGTTGCCGTGGCCAACACAAAAGACACGCTGAAGTTTGTGCACATCTATAACGATCGGCAGCCGGAGTTCGCGGACGCCTTGCTGATGGATGAGGAGAAGTATCGGGGAAAATCCGCT GTGGTCCTTTTGGAGAGACGCAATAACGCGGGGAAGATCGCCTATAAAACCCTGGAGGAGGCCTGGCGAGGCAGCAAAGAGGACAGCTTCGTCCTCCTGGATCTTCTGGACCAGCTGAGGACGGACCCCAGCTTTCTCTCCTCAGAGACCGTCCTGGCAGACTTGAACGACGAGCTCGCTCCT ATGTTCCTGATCCGATGGCTCCACTCCGTGCTGGATTACGTCTCGGACTGCTGGGACAGTTTGTTTCACAGCAACTG GCGAGAAATGATGCCCCTGCTGTCCCTGCTCTTCTCGGCGCTCTTCATTCTCTTTGGCACCGTTATTGTTCAGGCTTTCAG CGACTCGAGTGACGCCAGGGACTCTCCTCCCTCCGAGAAAGAAGAAACCGCCGCAAAGACCGAGAAGCACGACGCGAGCTTCAGCAAAGAGAGCAACAG CAGGATGCCCAAAAAGGGCTTCGTCGAGGTGACTGAGCTGACAGACATCAACTATAACAGCAACTTGGTACGCCTAAGGCCAGGTCACATGAACGTGGTCCTGATCCTGTCCAACGCCACCAAAACCACCCTCCTCCAGAAGTTCGCGCTGGAAGTCTACACGTTCACGGG GAGCAGCTCTCTTCATTTCTCCTTCCTCAGCCTGGACAAGCACCGAGAGTGGCTGGAGTACCTGTTAGAGTTCGCGCAGGATGCGGCCCCCATCCCAAACCAGTACGACAAGCATTTCCTCGAGCGCGACTACACGGGCTACGTCCTGGCTCTGAACGGCCACAAGAAATACTTCTGCCTCTTTAAGCCTCACAGATCGGGGGATGAGGGGGGAACCGTGGGATCGTGTGAGGATTACGACGCCTCGCTACACGCGGAGGCCAGAGGGAaatcctcctgcagcccaggatCGAGATCCGTTAGAAACAAATTACACAAATTGTCCTTTTGGATGGAACGCCTCCTCGAGGGTTCCTTACAGAGGTTTTATATCCCCTCGTGGCCCGCGCTAGACTGA
- the AGMAT gene encoding guanidino acid hydrolase, mitochondrial: MRSLLRAACSQLLPREAGFCARKLSALPAAAALPHGPGSLAASGSSPGTAAGLLRHPAPGHGAPCRRGSRFNVPPSAEFVARPVGLCSMMRLPVQASAEGLDAAFVGVPLDTGTSNRPGARFGPRQIRAESAMVRTYNASTGAAPFDSLQVADIGDVNVNLYNLPDSCRLIRESYQKIVASGCVPLTLGGDHTITYPILQAVAEKHGPVGLVHVDAHTDTGDRALGEKIYHGTPFRRCVEEGLLDCSSVVQIGIRGSSYGPDPHKYCREQGFRVVPAEECWMKSLAPLMAEVRRQMGDKPVYISFDIDGVDPAYAPGTGTPEIAGLTPAQALEIIRGCKGLSVVGCDLVEVAPMYDVSGNTALLGANLLFEMLCVLPGVKTV, from the exons ATGAGGAGCCTGCTGCGGGCCgcctgcagccagctgctgccccGGGAAGCCGGGTTCTGTGCTCGCAAGCTGTCTGCGCTCCCTGCGGCAGCCGCCCTGCCCCATGGCCCGGGGTCCTTGGCTGCCTCCGGCTCCTCGCCCGGCACAGCCGCGGGGCTGCTCCGGCACCCGGCCCCGGGGCACGGGGCCCCTTGCCGCCGGGGCTCGCGGTTCAACGTGCCCCCCAGCGCCGAGTTCGTGGCCCGGCCCGTGGGGCTCTGCTCCATGATGAGACTGCCCGTTCAGGCGTCGGCGGAGGGACTGGACGCAGCTTTTGTCGGCGTCCCTCTGGACACGGGCACGTCCAACCGGCCGGGAGCCAG GTTCGGCCCGCGCCAGATCCGGGCCGAGTCGGCGATGGTGAGGACGTACAACGCCAGCACCGGGGCAGCGCCTTTCGACTCCCTGCAGGTAGCCGACATCGGCGACGTGAACGTGAACCTCTACAACCTGCCCGACAGCTGCCGCCTCATCCGAGAGTCCTACCAGAAGATCGTGGCCTCCGGCTGCGTGCCCCTCACCTTGG GTGGAGATCACACCATAACGTACCCCATCCTGCAGGCTGTGGCGGAAAA GCACGGTCCCGTGGGACTGGTGCACGTGGACGCTCACACCGACACCGGAGACAGAGCCCTGGGGGAGAAGATCTACCACGGGACCCCGTTCCGGCGCTGCGTGGAGGAAGGGCTGCTGGACTGCAGCAGCGTCGTCCAGATCGGCATCCGAGGCTCCTCCTACGGCCCCGATCCTCACAAGTACTGCCGGGAGCAG GGCTTCCGGGTGGTCCCGGCTGAGGAGTGCTGGATGAAGTCCCTGGCGCCGCTGATGGCAGAGGTGCGGAGGCAGATGGGCGACAAGCCGGTCTACATCAGTTTTGATATCGATGGAGTCGACCCTGCGTACGCCCCGGGCACCGGGACGCCGGAGATAGCCGGGCTCACACCTGCGCAG GCTTTGGAGATCATTCGTGGCTGCAAAGGGCTGAGCGTGGTGGGCTGCGACCTGGTGGAAGTGGCCCCGATGTACGACGTCTCCG GCAACACAGCCCTCCTGGGGGCAAACCTGCTCTTCGAGATGCTGTGCGTCCTCCCCGGAGTGAAGACGGTGTGA
- the DNAJC16 gene encoding dnaJ homolog subfamily C member 16 isoform X2 gives MELGRTGLAWAAALLLAALGAQAAADFDPYRVLGVGRSSNQADIKKAYKRLAREWHPDKNKDPGAEDKFIQISKAYEILSNEEKRANFDRYGDAGESQGYSQHQHRQFHHFHEGFYFDESFFHFPFHSERRDASDEKYLLHFSHYVNEIVPDSFKKPYLIKITSDWCFSCIHIEPVWKEVAQELEALGVGIGVVHAGYERRLAHHLGAHSTPSLLGLINGKITFFHNAVVRENLRQFVENLLPGNLVEKITDKNYIRFLSNWKKENKPHVLLFDHMPAVPLLYKLTAFAYRDYLSFGYVYVGLRGTEELSRQYNINVYTPTMMIFKEHVDRPADVVQARDMKKQLIDDFLSQNKFLMAARLTSQRLFQELCPVKKSHRQRKHCVVLLTGEGDKFAEAYEAFLTVAVANTKDTLKFVHIYNDRQPEFADALLMDEEKYRGKSAVVLLERRNNAGKIAYKTLEEAWRGSKEDSFVLLDLLDQLRTDPSFLSSETVLADLNDELAPMFLIRWLHSVLDYVSDCWDSLFHSNWREMMPLLSLLFSALFILFGTVIVQAFSDSSDARDSPPSEKEETAAKTEKHDASFSKESNRMPKKGFVEVTELTDINYNSNLVRLRPGHMNVVLILSNATKTTLLQKFALEVYTFTGSSSLHFSFLSLDKHREWLEYLLEFAQDAAPIPNQYDKHFLERDYTGYVLALNGHKKYFCLFKPHRSGDEGGTVGSCEDYDASLHAEARGKSSCSPGSRSVRNKLHKLSFWMERLLEGSLQRFYIPSWPALD, from the exons ATGGAGCTGGGGCGGACGGGCCTGGCCTGGGCCGCCGCGCTGCTGCTGGCGGCGCTGGGAGCGCAGGCCGCGGCGGACTTCGACCCGTACCGCGTCCTGGGGGTGGGCCGGAGCTCCAACCAGGCCGACATCAAGAAGGCCTACAAGCGGCTCGCCCGGGAATG GCACCCCGACAAAAACAAGGACCCAGGAGCCGAAGACAAATTCATCCAGATCAGCAAGGCCTACGAG ATTCTCTCCAACGAGGAAAAGAGGGCAAATTTTGATCGCTACGGAGATGCCGGGGAAAGCCAGGGCTACTCTCAGCACCAGCATCGCCAGTTCCACCACTTCCACGAAGGCTTCTATTTTGATGAGTCCTTCTTCCACTTCCCCTTCCATTCGGAGAGGCGCGACGCCTCCGACGAGAAGTATTTGCTCCACTTTTCCCACTACGTCAACGAAATCGTGCCAGACAGCTTCAAGAAACCTTACCTCATTAAAATCACCTCGGACTGGTGTTTCAGCTGCATCCACATCGAGCCCGTGTGGAAGGAAGTCGCTCAGGAATTGGAGGCGCTGG GAGTGGGAATCGGCGTCGTTCACGCTGGGTACGAGAGACGCCTCGCCCATCACCTGGGTGCCCACAGCACACCGTCCCTGCTAGGGCTCATCAACGGGAAAATCACCTTCTTCCACAACGCCGTCGTTCGAGAAAACCTGCGGCAATTCGTGGAGAACCTTCTGCCAGGGAATCTCGTAGAAAAG ATTACAGATAAAAACTACATCCGCTTTCTCTCcaactggaagaaagaaaacaagccccACGTCCTTCTCTTCGATCACATGCCGGCTGTGCCGCTGCTATACAAG CTGACTGCCTTTGCGTATCGGGATTACTTGTCCTTCGGTTATGTGTACGTCGGGCTCCGAGGCACCGAGGAGTTGTCCCGGCAGTACAACATCAACGTCTACACTCCCACCATGATGATCTTCAAGGAGCACGTCGACAGGCCCGCTGACGTCGTGCAG GCACGAGACATGAAGAAGCAGCTCATCGATGACTTCCTTTCCCAGAACAAGTTCCTCATGGCAGCCAGACTCACCAGCCAGAGGCTGTTCCAGGAGCTGTGTCCGGTGAAGAAGTCTCATCGTCAGCGAAA GCACTGCGTGGTCTTACTCACTGGAGAAGGCGATAAGTTCGCTGAGGCTTACGAAGCGTTTCTGACTGTTGCCGTGGCCAACACAAAAGACACGCTGAAGTTTGTGCACATCTATAACGATCGGCAGCCGGAGTTCGCGGACGCCTTGCTGATGGATGAGGAGAAGTATCGGGGAAAATCCGCT GTGGTCCTTTTGGAGAGACGCAATAACGCGGGGAAGATCGCCTATAAAACCCTGGAGGAGGCCTGGCGAGGCAGCAAAGAGGACAGCTTCGTCCTCCTGGATCTTCTGGACCAGCTGAGGACGGACCCCAGCTTTCTCTCCTCAGAGACCGTCCTGGCAGACTTGAACGACGAGCTCGCTCCT ATGTTCCTGATCCGATGGCTCCACTCCGTGCTGGATTACGTCTCGGACTGCTGGGACAGTTTGTTTCACAGCAACTG GCGAGAAATGATGCCCCTGCTGTCCCTGCTCTTCTCGGCGCTCTTCATTCTCTTTGGCACCGTTATTGTTCAGGCTTTCAG CGACTCGAGTGACGCCAGGGACTCTCCTCCCTCCGAGAAAGAAGAAACCGCCGCAAAGACCGAGAAGCACGACGCGAGCTTCAGCAAAGAGAGCAACAG GATGCCCAAAAAGGGCTTCGTCGAGGTGACTGAGCTGACAGACATCAACTATAACAGCAACTTGGTACGCCTAAGGCCAGGTCACATGAACGTGGTCCTGATCCTGTCCAACGCCACCAAAACCACCCTCCTCCAGAAGTTCGCGCTGGAAGTCTACACGTTCACGGG GAGCAGCTCTCTTCATTTCTCCTTCCTCAGCCTGGACAAGCACCGAGAGTGGCTGGAGTACCTGTTAGAGTTCGCGCAGGATGCGGCCCCCATCCCAAACCAGTACGACAAGCATTTCCTCGAGCGCGACTACACGGGCTACGTCCTGGCTCTGAACGGCCACAAGAAATACTTCTGCCTCTTTAAGCCTCACAGATCGGGGGATGAGGGGGGAACCGTGGGATCGTGTGAGGATTACGACGCCTCGCTACACGCGGAGGCCAGAGGGAaatcctcctgcagcccaggatCGAGATCCGTTAGAAACAAATTACACAAATTGTCCTTTTGGATGGAACGCCTCCTCGAGGGTTCCTTACAGAGGTTTTATATCCCCTCGTGGCCCGCGCTAGACTGA
- the CASP9 gene encoding caspase-9 isoform X1 produces MEEEQRRALRRGRVRLVAELRVAPLWAPLEDRGLFTRPMVEELQSAGSRGEQARQLVIDLETRGKRAFPVFLSILRDTGQGDLADMLSEACERLPAPPQPVDLRPVELALTGEKHNKNANLPEPSSIPIRAESERPQTPPVPARGSAVGERSCDLVYEVRADPCGYCLILNNVTFSRDSHLSNRDGSDVDCEKLEKRFRALRFYVLTRRDLKAREMVSELQELARRDHGALDCCVVVILSHGCQTSHNQFPGGVYGTDGKPISVEKIVNYFNGSNSPSLRGKPKLFFIQACGGVSLPLLAEQRDRGCVVDFDAPHDEAPSGPLELDATPFWSPLGNVDEPDAVASLPTPSDILVSYSTFPGFVSWREASRGSWYVQKLDNVLEQHARAEDLLTMLLRVANAVSAEGTYKQMPGCFNFLRKKFFFPCK; encoded by the exons ATGGAGGAGGAGCAGCGGCGGGCGCTGCGGCGCGGGCGGGTGCGGCTGGTGGCGGAGCTGCGCGTGGCGCCGCTCTGGGCGCCGCTGGAGGACCGCGGGCTCTTCACCCGGCCCATGGTCGAGGAGCTGCAG agcGCCGGCAGCCGAGGAGAGCAAGCCCGGCAGCTGGTCATCGACCTGGAGACTCGAGGGAAACGGGCTTTCCCGGTATTTCTCTCGATCCTGCGGGACACTGGGCAGGGCGACCTCGCGGACATGCTGAGCGAGGCGTGCGAGCGCCTGCCGGCACCGCCGCAACCGGTAGACCTGAGGCCTGTGGAGCTGGCCCTCACTGGAGAAAAGCATAATAAAA ATGCGAACTTGCCTGAGCCTTCATCGATCCCGATCCGAGCGGAGAGCGAAAGACCTCAAACACCTCCCGTGCCAGCCCGGG GTTCGGCCGTTGGTGAGAGGAGCTGCGATCTG GTGTACGAGGTGAGAGCGGACCCGTGCGGATACTGCCTGATCCTCAACAACGTCACCTTCAGCCGAGACTCGCATCTGTCGAATCGAGACGGCTCCGATGTGGACTGCGAGAAGCTGGAGAAGCGCTTCAGGGCCTTGCGCTTCTACGTGCTGACTCGGCGGGACCTGAAAGCTCGG GAAATGGTTtcggagctgcaggagctggcgCGGCGGGACCACGGCGCCTTGGACTGCTGCGTCGTGGTCATCCTCTCGCACGGCTGTCAG ACGAGCCACAATCAGTTTCCAGGAGGTGTTTACGGAACGGACGGCAAACCCATTTCCGTCGAAAAGATTGTGAACTATTTCAATGGGTCCAATAGCCCGAGTCTGAGAGGGAAACCCAAACTCTTCTTCATCCAGGCCTGCGGCGGAG TCTCGTTGCCGCTTCTTGCAGAACAAAGAGACCGAGGCTGTGTAGTGGATTTTGATGCGCCCCACGATGAGGCTCCCAGTGGTCCTTTGGAGTTGGACGCGACCCCTTTTTGGTCTCCGTTGGGTAACGTGGATGAGCCAGACGCCGTAGCCAGTTTGCCGACGCCCAGCGACATCTTGGTCTCATACTCGACCTTCCCAG GTTTCGTCTCCTGGCGGGAGGCATCGCGCGGCTCGTGGTACGTGCAGAAGCTGGACAACGTGCTGGAGCAGCACGCCCGTGCGGAAGACCTGCTGACCATGTTACTGCGG